From a region of the Streptomyces venezuelae genome:
- a CDS encoding adenosylmethionine--8-amino-7-oxononanoate transaminase, with protein sequence MPDQDAPLSAGAELLALDRQHVWHPYGPMPGRQEPLIIASASGVRLRLADPSQGQGHEELVDGMSSWWSAIHGYNHPVLNEAATAQLGLMSHVMFGGLTHEPAVRLAAKLVEITPAGLEHVFLSDSGSVSVEVAVKMCLQYWRSLGHTGKTRLLTWRGGYHGDTWQPMAVCDPDGGMHELWQGHLPRQVFADAPPAGFDTPVDPAYADHLRATVSAHADELAAVIVEPVVQGAGGMRFHHPGYLRVLRELCDEYGVLLILDEIATGFGRTGALFAADHAGITPDVMCLGKSLTGGYLTLAATLCTERVASGISQGEVPVLAHGPTFMGNPLATAVALASVDLLLGQDWATDVKRIEAGLREGLAAASDIPGVKDVRVLGAIGVVQLDHEIDVVAATRAAVREGVWVRPFRDLIYVMPPFVTGDEDVARICRAVCAAAQEG encoded by the coding sequence ATGCCTGACCAGGATGCGCCGCTGTCGGCCGGCGCGGAACTGCTCGCGCTGGACCGGCAGCACGTCTGGCACCCGTACGGCCCGATGCCCGGGCGGCAGGAGCCGCTGATCATCGCCTCCGCCTCGGGTGTGCGGCTGCGGCTCGCCGACCCGTCCCAGGGACAGGGTCACGAGGAGCTGGTCGACGGCATGTCCTCCTGGTGGTCGGCCATCCACGGCTACAACCACCCGGTGCTCAACGAGGCCGCCACCGCGCAGCTCGGCCTGATGTCGCACGTGATGTTCGGCGGGCTCACCCATGAGCCCGCCGTCCGGCTGGCCGCGAAGCTCGTCGAGATCACCCCGGCGGGGCTGGAGCACGTCTTCCTCTCCGACTCCGGCTCGGTGTCCGTCGAGGTCGCGGTCAAGATGTGCCTGCAGTACTGGCGTTCGCTGGGGCACACGGGCAAGACCCGGCTGCTGACCTGGCGCGGCGGCTACCACGGGGACACCTGGCAGCCGATGGCGGTCTGCGACCCCGACGGCGGGATGCACGAGCTGTGGCAGGGTCACCTGCCGCGGCAGGTCTTCGCGGACGCGCCGCCCGCCGGTTTCGACACGCCGGTGGATCCGGCGTACGCCGACCACCTGCGCGCCACGGTCTCCGCGCACGCCGACGAACTGGCCGCGGTCATCGTGGAGCCGGTGGTGCAGGGCGCGGGCGGCATGCGCTTCCACCACCCCGGCTACCTCCGGGTGCTGCGCGAGCTGTGCGACGAGTACGGGGTCCTCCTGATCCTGGACGAGATCGCCACGGGCTTCGGCCGTACGGGTGCGCTCTTCGCGGCCGACCATGCGGGGATCACCCCGGATGTGATGTGCCTGGGCAAGTCCCTGACCGGTGGTTACCTCACGCTCGCGGCGACCCTGTGCACGGAGCGGGTGGCGAGCGGCATCTCCCAGGGCGAGGTCCCGGTGCTGGCGCACGGGCCGACCTTCATGGGCAACCCGCTGGCCACGGCCGTGGCGCTGGCCTCCGTCGACCTGCTGCTCGGCCAGGACTGGGCGACGGACGTCAAGCGGATCGAGGCGGGGCTGCGCGAGGGCCTGGCGGCGGCGTCGGACATCCCCGGGGTGAAGGACGTACGTGTCCTGGGCGCCATCGGCGTGGTCCAGCTCGACCACGAGATCGACGTGGTGGCGGCCACCCGGGCGGCGGTGCGGGAGGGCGTGTGGGTGCGCCCGTTCCGGGACCTGATCTACGTCATGCCGCCGTTCGTCACCGGTGACGAGGACGTGGCCCGTATCTGCCGTGCGGTGTGCGCGGCCGCGCAGGAAGGCTGA
- the bioD gene encoding dethiobiotin synthase, which produces MSVLMVSGTGTEIGKTVVTSAIAAAAVAAGRSVAVLKPAQTGVGPQEPGDAAEAVRLAGPSVTAVELARYPEPLAPDTAARRSGLPTLSPAQIADAAERLSLDHDLVLVEGAGGLLVRFDEAGNTLADAARLLGAPTLLVAQPGLGTLSSTTLAAEALRVRELTGLGVVVGSWPQSPDLAERCNLADLTRSSGLPLLGAVPEGSGGLAPDRFRAAAPTWLAPSLSGTWSAESFLTAWPPPPFTTRSPADV; this is translated from the coding sequence ATGTCCGTACTGATGGTGTCCGGAACGGGTACCGAGATCGGCAAGACGGTGGTCACGTCGGCGATCGCGGCCGCCGCGGTGGCCGCCGGCCGTTCGGTGGCGGTGCTCAAGCCCGCGCAGACGGGTGTCGGCCCGCAGGAGCCGGGGGACGCCGCGGAGGCGGTCCGGCTGGCCGGCCCCTCCGTCACGGCGGTGGAACTGGCCCGCTACCCGGAGCCCTTGGCCCCGGACACGGCGGCCCGCCGCTCGGGATTGCCGACGCTGTCCCCGGCGCAGATCGCGGACGCGGCGGAACGGCTTTCGCTGGACCACGACCTGGTCCTGGTGGAGGGGGCCGGCGGGCTGCTCGTCCGCTTCGACGAGGCGGGGAACACGCTGGCCGACGCGGCCCGCCTGCTCGGCGCGCCGACGCTGCTCGTCGCCCAGCCGGGTCTCGGCACGCTCAGCTCCACCACCCTCGCGGCGGAGGCCCTGCGGGTCCGGGAGCTCACCGGGCTGGGTGTGGTGGTGGGCAGCTGGCCGCAGAGCCCGGACCTCGCCGAGCGCTGCAACCTGGCGGACCTCACGAGGTCCTCGGGCCTGCCGCTGCTGGGCGCGGTCCCGGAGGGCTCCGGGGGCCTCGCGCCGGATCGTTTCCGCGCGGCGGCCCCGACCTGGCTGGCCCCGTCCCTGTCGGGCACCTGGTCGGCGGAGTCCTTCCTCACCGCCTGGCCGCCACCCCCTTTCACCACCCGCAGCCCCGCCGACGTCTGA
- a CDS encoding GNAT family N-acetyltransferase yields the protein MTDLHIGSASAADLGAVLAFWKTAAEGTSISDDLAGVERLHERDPEALLLARLDGELVGTVIAGFDGWRCHLYRLAVHPGYRRRGIGGALLAAAEERFVALGGRRGDAMVLDRNERAHRVWGAVGYRPEEQWTRWVKPFG from the coding sequence ATGACTGATCTTCATATCGGCTCCGCGTCGGCCGCAGACCTGGGCGCGGTCCTGGCCTTCTGGAAGACCGCCGCGGAGGGAACGAGCATCAGCGACGACCTCGCCGGGGTCGAGCGGTTGCACGAGCGCGACCCCGAGGCGCTGCTGCTCGCCCGGCTCGACGGGGAACTCGTCGGCACGGTGATCGCCGGGTTCGACGGGTGGCGGTGTCACCTCTACCGGCTCGCCGTGCACCCCGGGTACCGGAGGCGGGGCATCGGGGGCGCGCTGCTGGCCGCCGCCGAGGAACGGTTCGTGGCGCTCGGCGGGCGGCGGGGGGACGCGATGGTGCTCGATCGCAACGAGCGGGCGCACCGGGTGTGGGGGGCGGTCGGGTACCGGCCGGAGGAGCAGTGGACGCGGTGGGTGAAGCCGTTCGGCTAG
- a CDS encoding hemolysin family protein encodes MTEVLLLVVALLLCLACGVFVAAEFSLTTVERSELERAVERGERGADSALSAVRTLTFQLSGAQLGITVTGLVIGMISKPSISALLQGPFEAMGLSAGTAASAALILGTAVSTVVLMVVGELVPKNWAISSPLAIAKRVATTQRVFSRAFKPLISHLNTTANHLVRRFGMEPAEELASARTPQELVALARHSAKAGALEKDTAELFVRTLNLADLTAENVMTPRVQVTALDVQTTAEDVANATLATGLSRFPVYRGSLDTVVGIVHIKDVLALPAAERRRRPVSQLLREPLLVPESLTVDRLLDRLSGKQTMAVVIDEYGGTAGVATLEDIVEEVVGEVRDEHDPHETPDLAPAGTDDSGRLLYSADGAARTDQLQRIGLRVPDGPYETLAGLIATELGRIPEVGDRMELNGWQLDVVDAGGRRAARVLLHAPAEPTAGTEEAR; translated from the coding sequence ATGACCGAGGTGCTCCTGCTCGTCGTGGCACTGCTGCTCTGCCTTGCCTGCGGAGTCTTCGTCGCGGCCGAGTTCTCGCTCACGACCGTCGAGCGCAGCGAACTCGAACGGGCCGTCGAACGCGGCGAGCGCGGGGCCGACAGCGCCCTGTCCGCCGTCCGTACCCTGACGTTCCAGCTCTCCGGCGCCCAGCTCGGCATCACCGTGACCGGCCTGGTCATCGGCATGATCTCCAAGCCTTCGATCTCGGCCCTGCTGCAGGGCCCCTTCGAGGCCATGGGCCTGTCGGCCGGCACGGCCGCCTCCGCCGCCCTGATCCTCGGCACGGCGGTCTCGACCGTCGTCCTGATGGTCGTCGGCGAGCTGGTGCCCAAGAACTGGGCGATCTCCTCCCCGCTGGCGATCGCCAAGCGCGTGGCGACCACGCAGCGGGTCTTCAGCCGGGCATTCAAGCCCCTGATCAGCCACCTCAACACCACCGCGAACCATCTGGTGCGCCGTTTCGGCATGGAGCCGGCCGAGGAGCTGGCTTCCGCACGCACCCCGCAGGAGCTGGTCGCCCTCGCACGCCATTCCGCGAAGGCGGGCGCGCTGGAGAAGGACACGGCCGAGCTCTTCGTCCGGACCCTGAACCTCGCCGACCTGACCGCGGAGAACGTGATGACCCCGCGCGTGCAGGTGACCGCCCTCGACGTGCAGACCACCGCCGAGGACGTGGCGAACGCGACGCTGGCCACCGGCCTGTCCCGCTTCCCGGTGTACCGGGGCAGCCTCGACACGGTCGTCGGGATCGTCCACATCAAGGACGTCCTGGCCCTGCCGGCCGCGGAACGGCGCCGGCGTCCCGTTTCGCAGCTGCTGCGCGAGCCGCTCCTCGTACCGGAGTCGCTGACCGTGGACCGGCTGCTCGACCGGCTGTCCGGCAAGCAGACGATGGCCGTGGTCATCGACGAGTACGGCGGCACGGCCGGTGTGGCCACGCTGGAGGACATCGTCGAGGAGGTCGTGGGCGAGGTCCGCGACGAGCACGACCCGCACGAGACCCCGGACCTGGCCCCGGCCGGTACGGACGACTCCGGGCGCCTGCTCTACTCCGCAGACGGTGCCGCGCGCACCGACCAGCTCCAGCGGATCGGGCTGCGCGTGCCGGACGGCCCCTACGAGACCCTGGCCGGCCTGATAGCGACCGAGCTCGGCCGGATCCCGGAGGTCGGCGACCGCATGGAACTGAACGGCTGGCAGCTGGACGTGGTGGACGCCGGCGGGCGACGGGCCGCGCGCGTGCTGCTGCACGCCCCGGCCGAGCCCACCGCGGGAACGGAGGAGGCCCGATGA
- a CDS encoding hemolysin family protein, whose amino-acid sequence MTVIQLLIGLATLVVNAFFVGAEFALISVRRSQIEPYAEQGDRRARAVLWGLEHVSALMAAAQLGITLCTLVLGVVAEPTIAHLLTPLFDLVGVPAGLTHAISFVVALTLATYLHMLFGEMLPKNVALSEPVRTALLLGPPLVTLTQVLRPVIFAINAFANALLRLLRVEVKDEVAATFSDDELARMVKDSSDAGLLDDRASERLHDALELGRRPVTDVVLPADQVVPAREGISPAGLELLSAESGYSRFPVIDAQHKILGYLHVKDALDADDEERDEPFPVASLRPIAQVRAETPLDDVLTAMRRSRTHLAAVLGADGAMTGLVTMEDVLRELFGRPASA is encoded by the coding sequence ATGACCGTCATCCAGCTGTTGATCGGCCTGGCGACCCTGGTCGTCAACGCCTTCTTCGTCGGCGCGGAGTTCGCGCTGATCTCGGTCCGGCGCAGCCAGATCGAACCGTACGCCGAGCAGGGCGACCGGCGGGCCCGGGCCGTCCTGTGGGGCCTGGAGCACGTGTCGGCGCTGATGGCGGCGGCCCAGCTGGGCATCACGCTGTGCACCCTGGTGCTGGGCGTGGTGGCCGAGCCGACCATCGCGCACCTGCTGACCCCGCTGTTCGACCTGGTCGGGGTACCGGCGGGGCTGACCCACGCGATCTCCTTCGTGGTGGCGCTGACGCTGGCGACGTACCTGCACATGCTCTTCGGCGAGATGCTGCCGAAGAACGTGGCGCTGTCCGAGCCCGTGCGCACCGCGCTGCTGCTGGGGCCGCCACTGGTGACCCTCACCCAGGTGCTGCGGCCGGTGATCTTCGCGATCAACGCCTTCGCCAACGCCCTGCTGCGGCTGCTGCGGGTGGAGGTGAAGGACGAGGTGGCGGCGACCTTCTCGGACGACGAGCTGGCGCGGATGGTCAAGGACTCCAGTGACGCGGGACTCCTCGACGACCGGGCGAGCGAGCGCCTGCACGACGCCCTGGAACTGGGCCGGCGGCCCGTGACCGATGTGGTGCTGCCCGCGGACCAGGTGGTGCCGGCCCGCGAGGGCATCAGTCCGGCCGGGCTGGAGCTGCTGTCGGCCGAGTCCGGGTACTCCCGGTTCCCGGTGATCGACGCGCAGCACAAGATCCTGGGCTACCTGCACGTGAAGGACGCCCTGGACGCGGACGACGAGGAACGGGACGAACCCTTCCCGGTGGCGTCGCTGCGGCCGATCGCCCAGGTACGGGCGGAGACCCCGCTGGACGACGTGCTGACCGCCATGCGGCGCAGCCGTACGCACCTGGCGGCGGTCCTCGGGGCGGACGGCGCCATGACGGGCCTGGTGACGATGGAGGACGTACTGCGGGAGCTGTTCGGCAGGCCCGCGTCCGCGTGA